A genomic stretch from Selenomonadales bacterium includes:
- a CDS encoding ABC transporter ATP-binding protein: MPAISVEKVSYRFGQPVLREVSASFSQGTFTGILGANGVGKSTLVKLISRWLPLQEGSIRIYDRPLQAFTQRELARHIAVVAQEQAELTELTVREMVELGRIPHQGLLDSPSQADHNAVESALAQTGLQALATRRFGTLSGGERQRVRVAMALAQAADILILDEPTTHLDIRYQLELLTLLAELVAKGYTVIAVLHDINLAALFCDHLLLLADGRVLSAGTPAEVITREAILEAYQCDVTVLLHPTSEAPQIALRRSYQDA; this comes from the coding sequence GCGAGTTTTAGTCAAGGCACTTTTACGGGGATTCTGGGCGCTAACGGTGTGGGCAAGTCAACCCTAGTCAAGCTTATCAGCCGGTGGCTGCCCCTGCAGGAAGGGTCAATCCGCATCTACGACCGCCCACTCCAAGCGTTCACACAGCGTGAATTGGCCCGCCATATCGCTGTCGTGGCGCAAGAACAGGCGGAGCTTACGGAACTTACGGTGCGGGAAATGGTGGAACTAGGCCGCATCCCACACCAAGGGCTACTAGACTCCCCTTCTCAGGCTGACCACAACGCGGTGGAATCCGCACTAGCACAGACAGGGCTACAGGCACTGGCCACGCGGCGCTTCGGCACGCTGAGCGGCGGAGAGCGACAACGCGTAAGGGTTGCTATGGCCCTAGCGCAAGCGGCCGACATTTTAATCCTCGATGAGCCTACCACACACCTTGACATCAGGTACCAACTAGAACTCCTGACACTGCTCGCCGAACTCGTCGCCAAGGGCTACACGGTAATTGCGGTGCTACACGACATTAACTTAGCGGCACTTTTTTGCGACCACCTGCTGCTTCTCGCTGACGGTCGAGTGCTTAGCGCCGGAACCCCGGCTGAGGTTATTACGCGTGAGGCCATCTTAGAGGCATACCAGTGCGATGTCACTGTGCTCCTACACCCTACGTCCGAGGCACCACAGATTGCGCTGCGGCGAAGTTACCAGGATGCTTAG
- a CDS encoding aminoacetone oxidase family FAD-binding enzyme: MFDVCVVGGGAAGLPAAIAAARAGAKVMLLEKRPHLGKKILASGNGRCNLSNADISPAHYVSQDSALLGPLLDKLTVGDTRAYWQKLGLELTPEDGRLYPRTMQAKSVLEVLLHELTRLKVGVTQNAHVAAIDSTERDGALEVVTQDGQRLAARSVILATGGKAAPQLGCSGDGYNFAARFGHTILPPAPALVGLRLSSPHLKRLSGLRLQARVSIPELAKEEVGEVLFTDYGISGIPVFDLTAHIGHRAGLTLHLCLADQASLPALESYLRDRLRLLGHKSMHDALQGYLPTQLIAPLLQEASLPLDLPSRKLRNSELTALAALQWNWMFPILGLNTWEQAQTTWGGVPLCEVDIPSFRSKKHPGLFLAGEVLDVHGRCGGYNLHWAFGSGRLAGESAAASAT; encoded by the coding sequence GTGTTTGATGTCTGTGTGGTAGGTGGAGGGGCAGCCGGCTTGCCTGCGGCAATTGCCGCCGCACGCGCGGGCGCAAAAGTTATGCTGCTTGAGAAGCGTCCTCACCTTGGCAAGAAAATCCTGGCCAGCGGCAACGGCCGCTGCAATCTCAGTAACGCTGACATTTCCCCCGCGCATTATGTAAGCCAGGACTCGGCGCTACTTGGTCCCCTACTTGACAAACTCACTGTCGGCGATACCCGCGCCTATTGGCAAAAGCTTGGCCTCGAACTCACGCCCGAGGATGGACGCCTCTACCCGCGCACCATGCAGGCGAAGAGCGTCCTGGAAGTGCTGCTGCATGAGCTGACACGCCTTAAGGTCGGTGTTACCCAGAATGCCCACGTCGCAGCAATCGACTCGACCGAGCGCGACGGCGCCCTAGAAGTAGTGACCCAGGACGGGCAAAGACTCGCGGCACGCTCGGTTATTCTCGCTACCGGAGGCAAAGCCGCCCCACAGCTAGGCTGTAGCGGAGACGGGTACAACTTTGCCGCTAGGTTCGGGCACACAATTTTGCCCCCGGCACCAGCACTCGTAGGCCTTAGGCTTTCTAGCCCCCACCTTAAGCGGCTGTCAGGGTTGCGCTTGCAAGCACGGGTGTCTATACCTGAGCTTGCCAAAGAGGAAGTGGGAGAAGTCCTCTTTACCGACTACGGCATCTCCGGCATACCCGTTTTTGACTTAACTGCACATATCGGACACCGCGCCGGACTCACACTGCACCTGTGCCTAGCAGACCAAGCGTCTCTTCCCGCACTGGAAAGCTATCTGCGCGACCGCCTGCGACTCCTCGGCCACAAGTCTATGCACGACGCGCTACAAGGCTACCTCCCAACTCAACTGATTGCGCCCCTCTTGCAGGAGGCCTCTCTACCACTTGACCTGCCGTCACGCAAACTGCGCAACAGCGAGCTTACAGCACTCGCCGCTCTGCAGTGGAACTGGATGTTCCCCATCCTTGGACTTAACACTTGGGAACAGGCACAGACAACATGGGGCGGCGTGCCCCTCTGCGAAGTGGATATCCCTTCCTTTAGGTCAAAGAAACACCCCGGCCTATTTTTAGCCGGGGAGGTACTTGATGTGCACGGCAGATGCGGCGGCTACAACCTGCACTGGGCTTTCGGGAGCGGCAGGTTAGCCGGAGAGAGCGCGGCGGCGAGCGCGACCTAG
- a CDS encoding diacylglycerol kinase family lipid kinase produces the protein MWDIIVNPIAGRGRTQKALPRLESALQAKQIPYRLHRTKEPGHATLLARELAQTGAVVVGAMGGDGTAHEVLNGLIGTEATLAVIPTGTGNDLARGLNVPLEINAAVQALSGAPTRAIDYGVDTDAAFGVILGLGFTTQVMTHVNRYKDFLRGPLAIAAAVVKVIHELTPDEMAIELDGKIMRRKTVAVFIMNSCWTGGGMYVTPRAKLNDGLLHVCLVNELSRTALLGLLPKVYSGGHVGHPAVEFFTCKTIKISAERTMTKMFDGTVYGSTPVAARVVPGGIKVLAPSGGRLLP, from the coding sequence GTGTGGGATATCATAGTTAACCCCATCGCCGGGCGTGGCCGCACGCAAAAAGCGCTTCCCCGGTTGGAAAGCGCACTACAGGCAAAGCAAATCCCCTACCGGCTGCATCGCACTAAAGAGCCCGGCCATGCGACGCTGTTGGCGCGCGAACTAGCGCAGACCGGGGCAGTGGTCGTAGGCGCGATGGGGGGAGATGGCACCGCGCATGAGGTGCTCAATGGGCTCATCGGCACGGAAGCGACGCTAGCGGTTATACCTACCGGCACAGGGAACGACCTAGCGCGCGGTTTAAACGTTCCCCTCGAGATTAACGCGGCGGTGCAGGCGTTGTCAGGCGCCCCTACGCGCGCCATTGATTACGGGGTAGACACTGACGCCGCCTTTGGCGTAATCTTAGGCCTTGGCTTTACTACGCAAGTTATGACGCACGTCAACAGGTACAAGGACTTCTTGCGCGGCCCGTTAGCTATTGCTGCGGCGGTCGTCAAAGTCATTCATGAGCTTACTCCCGATGAGATGGCAATTGAATTAGATGGCAAAATTATGCGGCGCAAAACCGTCGCGGTATTTATCATGAACTCCTGTTGGACAGGCGGCGGCATGTATGTAACCCCGCGAGCGAAACTCAATGACGGACTGCTGCATGTATGCCTTGTCAACGAACTAAGCCGCACGGCTTTGCTTGGCTTGTTGCCTAAGGTCTACTCGGGCGGACACGTAGGACACCCCGCGGTAGAGTTTTTTACCTGTAAGACGATAAAGATTTCGGCCGAACGCACCATGACCAAAATGTTTGACGGCACCGTTTATGGTAGCACGCCGGTGGCAGCAAGGGTTGTGCCGGGAGGCATAAAAGTCCTAGCGCCGAGTGGAGGCAGGCTGTTACCTTAA
- a CDS encoding NusG domain II-containing protein has translation MTALDKKILLAIIAVMLMAGTWVLYRHFTVRPGGVAIIAVDNREVEQVPLRQGDALRRFTVRGTRGDLLIEVDGEYIRVVEADCPDKVCIGMGKKSRPGEVIVCMPNRVIIRVEEDTRD, from the coding sequence TTGACCGCGCTAGACAAGAAGATTTTGCTTGCCATAATTGCCGTAATGCTTATGGCAGGCACCTGGGTCCTTTACCGCCACTTTACGGTGAGGCCCGGCGGGGTGGCGATAATTGCCGTGGATAACCGTGAAGTAGAGCAAGTGCCGCTCCGCCAAGGAGACGCGCTGCGCCGCTTTACGGTGCGCGGGACGCGCGGAGACCTGCTGATTGAAGTAGACGGGGAGTACATTCGTGTCGTGGAGGCAGATTGCCCGGATAAAGTGTGTATCGGCATGGGGAAGAAAAGCCGTCCAGGCGAAGTCATCGTGTGCATGCCAAACCGCGTTATTATCCGCGTGGAAGAAGACACGCGCGATTAG
- a CDS encoding NADH dehydrogenase, protein MRSLDLLLLAPILLPLLGAVLVFLCRRNQRLRDAITIASALAAVAAAGAVYVLNPPHRLELVFFRLVDYGLSFRPTDLGTLFALLSAGLWALITVYAVSYMQSSHSQTRFSSFLLVSLSGCLGVFLAGDYFTLFLFFEIMTFAAYPLVIHDEDDEAMRAGDSYLYMGVAGGLVLLLGILLLVWTTGTADIVPVLDILQGGTISPYVVALVFLIGFGVKAGLVPLHVWIPHAYPVAPAPGTALLSGVMGKTGFYGILSVLTVTLSLPVPAKATAAIPQQIGFVLIWVALLTILCGAIMALLQRNVKRLLAYSSISQMGYVMLAVGCAAYLGAKGGLPYTAAVFHAFNHAVFKAGLFMMMGSVYLRAQSLDLGKLGGMAKVLPFTAVTTLIASLAVLGVPGFSGFGSKKLIQYGIEKAASYHGEGLLTWAVWLFILGSALTAAYFVKLYYGVFLGANRGQITQGTKEGVAIPAVLGLTAASIVAIGLFPERFIGLMARSAASTVVDFGVMMQQLSGVKLWTTSSYVAVAIPVALGVLIFLAARHYRFGEGAVPWWLSVEAVFYRPVYQGFLRLCCSYVTRVEGGICDLYDRSGSVSHSVLRRVKKLDDMLDEGYEVAGRATNLVIEQARGLEQGLEESFTHVGHAAVQTTRRMRNEAASENETGEHQPVVWNPQNVTLGSLVVAGVMLGVLVVLYVVGIRVLR, encoded by the coding sequence GTGCGTTCGCTAGACCTCTTGCTCCTCGCGCCCATACTGCTGCCCCTCCTTGGTGCAGTTCTGGTCTTTCTTTGCCGCCGAAATCAGCGACTGCGCGACGCGATAACGATTGCCTCTGCTTTGGCGGCAGTGGCTGCTGCCGGAGCAGTCTATGTCCTAAATCCCCCGCACCGCTTAGAGCTCGTCTTCTTCCGCCTTGTCGATTACGGGCTTAGCTTTCGCCCGACAGACCTAGGTACACTTTTTGCCCTACTGTCAGCAGGGCTATGGGCGTTAATCACGGTGTATGCCGTGAGCTATATGCAGAGCAGTCACTCGCAGACGCGCTTTTCGAGCTTCCTCTTGGTGAGCCTCAGCGGTTGCTTGGGTGTGTTTCTGGCCGGAGACTACTTTACGTTGTTCCTGTTCTTTGAAATCATGACTTTCGCCGCTTATCCGCTTGTCATTCACGACGAAGACGACGAAGCTATGCGCGCAGGCGATAGCTATCTCTACATGGGTGTGGCCGGAGGGCTGGTGTTACTGCTTGGCATTCTGCTCTTGGTTTGGACGACAGGTACGGCAGACATTGTGCCGGTGCTTGACATACTGCAGGGTGGAACAATCAGTCCGTATGTGGTAGCGCTAGTGTTTCTCATTGGGTTTGGGGTCAAGGCAGGGTTGGTTCCTCTGCACGTATGGATACCGCACGCCTACCCTGTGGCGCCTGCCCCCGGCACGGCGTTGCTTTCGGGCGTGATGGGCAAGACCGGCTTCTACGGCATCCTGAGCGTTCTTACCGTTACATTGTCATTGCCGGTTCCGGCGAAGGCAACCGCCGCCATCCCACAGCAGATTGGCTTCGTACTTATCTGGGTAGCCCTGCTCACGATTCTTTGCGGCGCGATTATGGCTTTGTTGCAGAGGAACGTCAAGCGCCTCTTGGCCTATTCCAGTATCAGTCAGATGGGCTATGTGATGCTCGCCGTCGGCTGTGCCGCATACTTAGGCGCCAAGGGTGGCCTACCCTACACCGCCGCCGTGTTTCACGCCTTTAATCATGCTGTGTTTAAGGCGGGGCTATTTATGATGATGGGGTCGGTGTACCTGCGCGCCCAGTCACTCGACCTAGGCAAACTTGGGGGCATGGCAAAGGTATTGCCCTTTACGGCTGTTACGACTTTGATTGCCTCCCTAGCCGTCCTTGGAGTCCCCGGTTTTAGCGGGTTTGGCAGCAAGAAACTTATTCAGTACGGCATCGAGAAGGCTGCTTCGTACCACGGCGAAGGGCTCCTGACTTGGGCTGTATGGCTGTTTATACTGGGCTCAGCTTTGACGGCCGCGTACTTCGTTAAGCTCTACTACGGAGTGTTCCTAGGCGCGAACCGAGGGCAAATAACGCAGGGAACCAAGGAAGGCGTAGCTATCCCGGCGGTGCTCGGCCTTACTGCGGCTAGTATCGTGGCGATAGGTTTGTTCCCGGAGCGTTTCATTGGCCTAATGGCCAGGAGTGCGGCGAGCACCGTAGTCGACTTTGGCGTAATGATGCAGCAGCTATCTGGCGTAAAGCTGTGGACTACGAGCTCGTATGTTGCGGTGGCTATTCCTGTAGCCCTTGGGGTACTAATTTTCCTAGCGGCGCGCCACTATCGGTTTGGCGAGGGCGCTGTGCCTTGGTGGCTGTCTGTCGAGGCGGTGTTCTATCGCCCTGTGTATCAAGGTTTCCTTAGGCTTTGCTGTAGCTATGTTACGCGTGTGGAGGGCGGCATCTGCGACCTCTACGACAGGAGCGGCAGTGTGTCCCATAGTGTTCTCCGCCGCGTCAAGAAGTTAGACGACATGCTCGACGAAGGCTATGAGGTGGCGGGCCGCGCGACAAACCTAGTAATAGAGCAAGCGCGCGGGCTCGAGCAGGGGCTTGAGGAGAGCTTCACTCACGTAGGGCATGCGGCGGTGCAAACAACACGACGCATGCGCAATGAGGCGGCTAGCGAAAACGAAACCGGCGAACATCAACCGGTAGTCTGGAACCCACAGAACGTCACGTTGGGGTCACTGGTGGTAGCCGGGGTGATGCTTGGGGTGCTGGTGGTCTTGTATGTAGTTGGAATCAGAGTCCTAAGGTAA
- a CDS encoding monovalent cation/H+ antiporter subunit D family protein — MPSVTHAPVLIVAVLLLAAFVTPLFGKRESAVNAVFLGAGLLAFALALRMTMQVLAQGTLRYPVGGWPAPYGIVVWVDVFAAFSSLVIATVSLIISWFAVCGPREVRNNSAYFTLILLLTAAMQGMVMAGDLFNLFVFIEISSLAAIAIIAIKGTKESVEASFRYLVLSALGSGGLLFSIALIFMITGHLNMDYIRATLTITATQYPLNLLTAIGLMVVGFGVKAALFPMHVWLPDAHSNAPTASSALLSGLVVKVYIIALMRIAYLALGLEIFALLPIRHLFLALSTGALMVGSVFAMVQDNVKRLLAFSTVAQVGYIFLGFGLFSQRAIEGGVLHILNHAVMKSLLFLTAGVIIHQTGIKKLSQFNGLGRRMPLTFAAFAVGAMSMVGIPGTAGFISKLYLALGALDADMMIFAVFILISSLLNAAYYFPIIISAFFGSDSEVQVKEPAMSVLAPIAVLVGMVFFFGLFPSLMVPLVRQTAHLFVR; from the coding sequence ATGCCTAGTGTGACACATGCGCCTGTACTTATTGTCGCTGTCTTGCTCCTTGCCGCCTTTGTTACTCCGCTCTTTGGTAAGCGCGAGTCTGCCGTAAATGCGGTCTTCTTGGGCGCAGGCCTGTTGGCCTTTGCCCTAGCCCTACGTATGACGATGCAGGTCTTAGCGCAGGGCACACTCAGGTATCCCGTGGGCGGCTGGCCGGCGCCATATGGAATTGTGGTGTGGGTGGACGTTTTCGCGGCCTTTTCCTCCCTCGTTATTGCCACCGTATCTCTCATTATTTCTTGGTTTGCCGTCTGTGGCCCGCGCGAGGTGCGCAACAACAGTGCATATTTCACTCTCATCCTTCTCCTTACTGCGGCGATGCAGGGCATGGTAATGGCTGGGGACTTGTTTAACCTCTTTGTTTTCATCGAGATTAGCTCGCTCGCGGCTATCGCCATTATCGCCATCAAGGGCACTAAAGAGAGCGTGGAAGCGAGCTTCCGCTACCTAGTCCTAAGCGCCCTAGGTTCCGGAGGACTGCTCTTTTCTATAGCCTTAATCTTTATGATCACCGGACATCTCAATATGGACTACATTCGCGCTACGCTGACCATAACAGCAACACAGTACCCCTTAAATCTACTGACTGCCATAGGCCTAATGGTAGTAGGATTCGGCGTGAAAGCCGCCCTCTTCCCTATGCATGTGTGGCTGCCCGACGCGCATTCTAACGCCCCTACCGCCTCTAGCGCTTTGCTCAGCGGTCTAGTCGTAAAGGTTTACATCATTGCGCTTATGCGGATTGCCTACTTAGCGTTAGGGCTTGAAATCTTTGCGCTGTTGCCGATACGACACCTTTTCTTGGCGCTTTCGACAGGCGCGCTGATGGTAGGCTCGGTTTTTGCCATGGTACAGGATAACGTCAAGCGTTTACTGGCCTTTTCCACGGTAGCGCAAGTGGGATATATCTTCCTAGGGTTTGGCTTGTTCAGTCAGCGCGCTATTGAAGGCGGTGTGCTACACATCCTTAACCACGCCGTAATGAAGTCTCTTTTGTTCTTAACCGCCGGGGTAATAATCCACCAGACCGGAATCAAGAAGCTGTCGCAGTTTAATGGCCTAGGACGCAGGATGCCGCTTACTTTCGCGGCTTTCGCTGTCGGCGCAATGTCCATGGTGGGCATCCCGGGTACGGCTGGGTTCATTTCAAAGCTGTACTTGGCGCTTGGGGCACTTGACGCGGATATGATGATCTTCGCCGTGTTTATCCTCATCAGCAGCCTGCTTAACGCAGCCTACTACTTTCCCATAATCATCTCCGCCTTCTTTGGTAGCGATAGCGAGGTGCAAGTTAAAGAACCGGCTATGAGTGTGTTGGCACCTATCGCCGTGCTGGTGGGCATGGTCTTTTTCTTTGGTTTGTTCCCTTCACTGATGGTTCCTCTGGTACGCCAGACAGCTCATCTCTTCGTGAGATAA
- a CDS encoding cation:proton antiporter subunit C: MNIYYLTSVMLFIIGFHTMLTHNNLLKKIMGMNIMDTSLFLFFVAIGYIRGGQAPILKEGVTLYVNPVPSALILTGIVISVSFTAFALALVVLLHKQYGTIDADKIIALRSKRHA; encoded by the coding sequence ATGAACATCTACTACTTAACGTCTGTAATGCTCTTTATTATTGGCTTTCATACTATGCTTACTCACAACAACCTGCTTAAAAAAATCATGGGGATGAACATCATGGACACGTCGCTGTTCTTGTTCTTTGTCGCTATTGGCTATATTCGCGGCGGGCAGGCGCCTATTCTCAAAGAAGGCGTCACGCTGTACGTCAACCCCGTACCTTCAGCACTTATTCTTACAGGTATAGTTATTTCCGTAAGTTTCACTGCTTTCGCTTTAGCTCTGGTTGTGCTCCTGCATAAGCAGTATGGCACAATTGACGCAGACAAGATTATCGCCCTAAGGAGTAAACGACATGCCTAG
- a CDS encoding MnhB domain-containing protein, which produces MHDMILEMLGRVLIPATQLFGAYILFHGHLSPGGGFSGGTIIGASFIFYSLVYRFTAKKHRLKHETSLLFEVGGALIYVGAGLVGILVGRHFLTNQGVFPTGEPGRLWSSGMILLVTLGIGAKVAGTVFTLFQELLEGGAGPDGHH; this is translated from the coding sequence ATGCATGACATGATTCTAGAGATGCTTGGGAGAGTGCTTATCCCAGCCACGCAGCTCTTTGGCGCGTACATTCTTTTTCACGGCCACCTTTCGCCAGGTGGGGGCTTTTCCGGCGGCACCATCATCGGCGCGAGCTTTATCTTCTATAGCCTAGTCTATCGGTTTACGGCCAAGAAGCACCGCCTAAAGCACGAGACATCGCTCCTGTTTGAGGTAGGCGGAGCACTAATCTACGTAGGCGCGGGCCTTGTGGGTATCTTGGTAGGACGACACTTCCTTACCAACCAGGGAGTATTTCCGACCGGGGAACCGGGTCGCCTCTGGAGCAGCGGCATGATCTTGCTGGTGACACTAGGCATCGGAGCAAAGGTCGCCGGCACGGTGTTTACGCTGTTCCAAGAACTGCTGGAAGGGGGCGCAGGACCGGATGGCCATCATTGA
- a CDS encoding DUF4040 domain-containing protein: MLAAINVLLLAFLVVCAIVVARTKDLLSATIIFGAYSMVMSIIWQQLHSPDVAITEAAIGAGATSLLFLAAISRTGRHEE, translated from the coding sequence ATGCTAGCGGCAATTAATGTCCTCTTGTTGGCATTTCTGGTGGTCTGTGCTATAGTCGTGGCGCGCACTAAGGACCTGCTCAGCGCGACGATTATTTTCGGTGCCTACAGCATGGTCATGTCCATTATCTGGCAACAGCTGCATTCGCCTGACGTCGCCATTACTGAAGCCGCCATCGGTGCCGGGGCAACCTCGCTCTTGTTTCTTGCCGCCATCAGCCGCACCGGGAGGCACGAAGAATGA
- the mnhG gene encoding monovalent cation/H(+) antiporter subunit G, with protein sequence MIATLIGTAFLFAGLFFFTAGTVGLLRFPDALSRMHATTKCDTLGAGLVLVGLTFFEGGNVYLVLKVILLIVFLWVTTPAAAHYMARAVYRTRREDKHASGN encoded by the coding sequence ATGATCGCAACCCTTATTGGCACAGCGTTTCTCTTTGCGGGCTTGTTCTTTTTCACGGCCGGCACGGTCGGTCTGCTGCGCTTCCCCGACGCGCTCTCGCGCATGCATGCTACGACAAAATGTGATACCTTGGGTGCCGGACTGGTATTGGTCGGCCTAACATTCTTTGAGGGCGGCAACGTATACCTTGTGCTTAAGGTCATCCTGCTTATTGTCTTTTTGTGGGTTACAACCCCGGCAGCGGCGCATTATATGGCGCGAGCCGTTTACCGCACGCGAAGGGAGGACAAGCATGCTAGCGGCAATTAA
- a CDS encoding Na+/H+ antiporter subunit E → MSRYTRLFGWTLALFLLWMLFAQSFDVQSVITGWLVAGLVTFVNRDLLLSFTNDLHISRTNLSAWLTYVRYLIVDVIKASVQVAELAFARKLDIKPQFVTHESKLKEPMMRVFLANSITLTPGTISVEAPAQGNFVVHALTDGAAAGLAGWHIENLLAEIERRH, encoded by the coding sequence GTGTCGCGGTATACTCGACTATTCGGCTGGACTCTGGCTTTGTTCCTGCTTTGGATGCTGTTTGCGCAAAGTTTTGATGTTCAGTCTGTAATTACCGGTTGGCTGGTGGCGGGGTTAGTAACCTTTGTTAACCGCGACCTGCTGCTTAGTTTCACCAATGACCTGCACATCAGCCGTACAAACCTTTCCGCTTGGCTGACTTATGTTAGGTACTTAATCGTTGACGTCATCAAGGCCTCCGTGCAAGTTGCCGAACTCGCTTTCGCGCGCAAGTTAGACATAAAGCCGCAGTTTGTCACGCACGAGAGCAAGCTCAAGGAGCCGATGATGCGCGTATTCCTGGCGAACAGCATTACCCTGACGCCGGGCACAATCTCGGTCGAAGCGCCGGCGCAAGGAAACTTCGTCGTACATGCCCTGACGGACGGCGCCGCGGCCGGACTTGCCGGCTGGCACATCGAGAATTTGCTGGCAGAGATAGAGAGGCGACATTAA
- a CDS encoding RnfABCDGE type electron transport complex subunit G encodes MREVFKLSVTLALICAIAGAALAATHSVTSVVIAERKQAELQRALGDLLPVADRFEETTRDGVTFFLATKDGKPVGAIMQSAGSGYAGPINLLVAVDMSGAAQGVRITGHRETPGIGDRVAASAFLRQFTGKTARDPLAVGGDVQAISGATLSVRGVTAGVRNALLMFGQHVLGAAPPVPVDRFVRDLATIPDGEYQGEGSGLFGPVRVLVTVKSGRVESVRVLAHQDTPEYANPAFVELAKAVIREQDPEVDAVSGATGSSEGFVSAVIDALEKAPNR; translated from the coding sequence ATGAGGGAAGTTTTTAAGCTAAGCGTCACACTCGCTCTAATCTGCGCTATTGCGGGAGCAGCCTTAGCGGCCACTCACTCTGTCACTAGCGTCGTCATAGCCGAGCGCAAACAAGCTGAGCTACAACGGGCACTCGGCGATCTTTTGCCTGTCGCCGACAGATTCGAGGAAACAACGCGTGACGGTGTCACCTTCTTTCTAGCCACTAAAGACGGAAAGCCCGTGGGAGCAATAATGCAGAGCGCCGGTAGCGGCTACGCAGGTCCTATCAACCTGTTAGTCGCAGTCGACATGTCCGGAGCGGCGCAGGGCGTGCGCATTACCGGGCACCGCGAGACGCCGGGAATCGGAGACCGGGTAGCGGCCTCGGCGTTTCTGCGTCAGTTCACCGGCAAGACGGCGCGCGACCCACTGGCGGTGGGAGGCGATGTCCAAGCCATCTCCGGCGCGACATTGTCGGTACGTGGCGTAACTGCCGGGGTGAGGAATGCACTGCTCATGTTTGGACAGCACGTCCTAGGCGCAGCGCCGCCTGTTCCGGTCGACAGATTTGTGCGCGACCTCGCGACTATTCCTGACGGCGAGTATCAGGGTGAAGGAAGCGGCTTGTTTGGGCCGGTTAGAGTTTTAGTCACCGTCAAGTCCGGCCGAGTGGAAAGTGTCAGGGTTTTGGCCCATCAAGACACGCCGGAGTATGCTAATCCCGCCTTCGTGGAGCTGGCTAAGGCCGTAATCCGCGAGCAAGACCCAGAAGTTGACGCCGTCTCGGGCGCGACCGGCTCGAGTGAAGGCTTTGTGTCAGCAGTCATCGATGCATTAGAAAAGGCACCTAACAGGTAG
- a CDS encoding glycosyltransferase family 4 protein produces the protein MKVLYVLPPDGSTLEVDESHPSVFTVAALLSRQGIEVSILLPAGMQAPEVLGIRLYRWPLVFSAEVLRQVLRETRPTAVHVENCPWLVPALRQTYQGYVLLHLQSLRPLAQDAISRRDLRLSLCLVDQVVVHSFFLKNLFIGRFYGLRLRVNVVYPGVDGSVFLPAHGDRGLMRERQKQRLLWEVEPDEKVLLLAHTAHDPKGLELLQNCPLGTELSRVKILVVGSTPLQPKIYRAADMFLYPTQDRAAAGHDCLPAMATALPVVASLRGSVPEVVGPQAGHFIRQFADAKAWANGLLALISNSMLQKTMAQAGFLRSRVFTWERTAREFLALYSRGHLSLG, from the coding sequence GTGAAAGTTCTATATGTACTGCCGCCGGACGGTTCGACGCTCGAAGTGGACGAGTCACATCCGTCAGTCTTTACGGTGGCCGCACTGCTGTCGCGCCAAGGAATAGAGGTATCGATCCTGTTGCCGGCCGGCATGCAAGCACCGGAGGTGCTCGGAATACGCCTATACCGTTGGCCGCTCGTTTTTTCTGCGGAAGTGCTGCGACAGGTACTTCGGGAAACGCGGCCGACAGCAGTGCACGTTGAGAACTGCCCGTGGCTAGTGCCCGCCTTACGCCAAACCTATCAAGGCTATGTGCTGCTCCACTTGCAGTCGCTGCGGCCCCTTGCCCAAGACGCAATTTCACGCCGTGACCTGCGCCTGTCGCTCTGCTTAGTCGACCAAGTAGTCGTCCATAGCTTCTTCTTAAAGAACCTCTTTATCGGGAGGTTCTATGGCTTGCGCTTGCGCGTGAACGTCGTTTACCCCGGTGTTGATGGGTCGGTCTTCCTTCCCGCACACGGCGATAGAGGACTTATGCGGGAGCGACAAAAGCAGCGCCTGCTCTGGGAAGTGGAGCCGGACGAGAAGGTTCTGTTGTTGGCCCACACAGCGCATGACCCAAAAGGGCTGGAGCTACTGCAAAATTGTCCGCTTGGCACAGAACTGAGCCGCGTTAAGATTTTGGTCGTTGGCAGCACCCCTCTTCAGCCAAAAATCTATCGAGCGGCCGACATGTTCCTTTACCCGACACAAGACCGCGCCGCGGCGGGACACGATTGTCTACCCGCAATGGCCACGGCGCTACCGGTTGTGGCTAGCCTGCGCGGGAGCGTGCCCGAGGTGGTAGGACCGCAAGCCGGACATTTTATTCGCCAATTTGCTGACGCTAAGGCGTGGGCTAACGGGCTGCTCGCGCTAATCTCAAACTCCATGCTACAGAAGACAATGGCACAGGCCGGGTTCTTGCGCAGTCGCGTTTTTACGTGGGAGCGCACAGCGCGAGAGTTTTTGGCGCTTTACTCGCGCGGACATCTTTCTCTTGGTTAA